One Leptospira bourretii DNA segment encodes these proteins:
- the mltG gene encoding endolytic transglycosylase MltG produces the protein MNSKLKKYLILSGLGVSLLLILALIGFFVVDEIKGGAVGDGQNKYELIIDSGEPSSSVVRELAAAGMIKSSVYFNYLMKFTRAGNKIKQGVYDINDGMSSRKILDVIISGKVKLVNFTVPEGYNNRQIGDLLVSKKLAISREEFLKVTQSQALLTKYNIPAKTLEGYLFPETYSVPLNYPLERITEMMIKRFYKKLESIPEAKDIKPADLHFRVVLASIVEREAVRKEERPMMAGVFLTRIEKNINLESCATIQYLFDKPKKRLFESDLKIVSPYNTYINGGWPPGPISNPGLPALEASFKPMKSDKLFFLLKPDGSHYFSATFKEHLEAKKKFIDVLYQ, from the coding sequence TAGCTTTGATTGGTTTTTTTGTCGTGGATGAAATCAAAGGTGGGGCTGTCGGCGATGGTCAAAATAAATATGAACTCATCATTGATTCTGGAGAACCATCTTCAAGCGTCGTTCGAGAGTTAGCTGCTGCCGGCATGATCAAATCCTCTGTGTATTTTAATTATTTGATGAAGTTCACACGAGCCGGAAACAAAATCAAACAAGGTGTTTATGATATTAATGATGGGATGAGTTCTCGTAAGATTTTGGATGTCATTATTTCTGGAAAAGTGAAACTAGTTAACTTCACAGTTCCTGAAGGGTATAACAACCGTCAGATTGGAGATTTATTAGTCTCAAAAAAACTTGCGATTTCTCGCGAAGAGTTTTTGAAAGTAACCCAAAGTCAGGCACTCCTTACAAAATATAATATCCCTGCAAAAACTTTAGAGGGATACTTATTTCCAGAAACATATTCTGTTCCTTTGAATTATCCCTTAGAAAGAATTACAGAGATGATGATCAAACGATTCTATAAAAAACTAGAATCTATTCCAGAAGCAAAGGATATCAAACCAGCAGATCTTCATTTTCGAGTTGTGTTAGCCTCCATTGTGGAAAGAGAAGCAGTAAGGAAAGAAGAACGACCAATGATGGCAGGTGTTTTCCTCACTCGCATCGAAAAAAATATCAATTTGGAATCATGTGCTACCATTCAGTATTTGTTTGATAAACCTAAAAAGAGGCTTTTTGAATCGGACCTAAAGATTGTTTCTCCTTACAATACTTATATCAATGGTGGATGGCCACCCGGACCAATTTCTAATCCAGGTTTACCGGCGTTAGAAGCCTCTTTTAAACCAATGAAATCTGATAAATTATTTTTCCTTTTAAAACCAGATGGATCTCATTATTTTTCCGCGACATTTAAAGAACATTTAGAAGCAAAAAAGAAATTTATCGATGTGTTGTATCAATAG